CAACGTCCTCGTCCTGGCGGTGACCCTCCCTCTCGTCGTCGGCGCGCTGATCTGCGCGGCGCGCCCGCCGGCCCGTCGCGAACTGCTGCGCCGGGCGGCCAGGCCGCTCGGCTCGATCGTGGCGATCATCGCCGCAGTCGCCCTGTTCCCCGCGGCCGTGCTGACCGGTCTCCTCGACGGACGTTTCGCAACCGGTCCCGCAACGACCGTGATCACCGTCGTCGTCGCGCTGTTCATGATCGTGTGGGTTCTGCCGTTCGTCGTCTACGGCGTCGGGATGTCCCTCGTGCACGTGTTCCGCACCGCGGACATCCATGAGACGGTCCCGCCGCTGCTGGCGCTGGTGCTCGTGTGGGAGATGGCGGTGATCGACGTGTTCACCGGCGCGTACGAGGGCGTTCCGGGCCCGGTGCGGATCCTGCTTCTGCTGGGCGCACCGCTGTCGGTCACCGCGGTCGCCCTGTGGGAACTGCGCCGGCTCCGCGTCGGCTACGGCCTCACCCTGCGCGCCGCGCTCATGCGCTGACGACCCGCCACGCGTTTCGCGGGAAGCATGAGCCACCGGCCCACGCAGCCCGAGAAGGTGTCCTAAAGTGGCTTCCGCCAGTTCAGGAGACTCTTTCGGAACCTGTGAGGAACACGCCAACCATGTCGACCGAAACGTTTGAGTTCCAGGTAGAGGCCCGTCAGCTGCTGCAGCTGATGATCCACTCGGTCTACTCGAACAAGGACGTCTTTCTGCGCGAACTCGTCTCCAACGCCTCCGACGCGCTGGACAAGCTGCGCCTCGCCGCGCTGCGCGAGGACGCGTCCGACGCCGACGTCTCCGACCTGCACATCGAGATCGAGACCGACCCCGAGGCCCGTACCCTCACCGTGCGGGACAACGGGATCGGGATGTCGTACGACGAGGTCGGGCGGCTGATCGGCACGATCGCCAACTCGGGCACGGCCCAGTTCGTCAGGGAACTGCGTGAGGCGCAGGACACGGGCAGCGCCGAGGGGCTGATCGGGCAGTTCGGCGTCGGCTTCTACTCCGGTTTCATGGTGGCGGACGAGATGACCCTGGTGACCCGGCGTGCAGGGGAGGCGCAGGGCACCCGCTGGTCGTCGCGCGGTGAGGGGACGTACACCCTGGAGGGCGTCGACGACGCACCGCAGGGCACCTCCGTCACCCTCCACCTCAAGCCGGCGGACGACGAGGACAAGCTGCACGACTACACCTCGGAGTGGACGATCCGGGAGATCGTCAAGCGCTACTCGGACTTCATCACCTGGCCGATCAGGATGACCCCGAAGCGGGGCGAGGGCGACGACGCCGCGCCCGCTGCCGAGACGCTGAACTCGATGAAGGCCCTGTGGGCGCGTTCGCGCGACGAGGTGTCCGACGACGAGTACCACGAGCTGTACAAGCACATCAGCCACGACTGGCGCGAACCGCTGGAGACCGTCCGGCTGCAGGCGGAGGGCACCTTCGAGTACCAGGCGCTGCTGTTCGTGCCCTCGCACGCCCCGCACGACCTGTACAACCAGGGCTACAAGCGCGGTGTGCAGCTGTATGTGAAGCGCGTCTTCATCATGGACGACTGCGAGGCGCTGCTTCCGCCGTACCTGCGCTTCGTCAAGGGCGTGGTCGACGCCGCCGACCTGTCGCTGAACGTGTCCCGCGAGATCCTCCAGCAGGACCGGCACATCCGGATGATGCAGCGCCGGCTCACCAAGAAAGTCGTGTCCACGGTCAAGGACATGATGACCGCGGCGCCCGACCGCTACGCCACGTTCTGGCGGGAGTTCGGCGCCGTCCTCAAGGAAGGGCTGCTGTCCGACTCCGACAACCGCGACGCGCTTCTCGCGGTCTCCTCCTTCGCGACCACGCACAGCGAGGACGAGCCGACCACCCTGCGGGCCTACGTCGAGCGGATGAAGGACGGCCAGGACGCCGTCTACTACCTGACCGGCGAGTCCCGGCAGAGCATCGAGAACTCCCCGCACATGGAGGCGTTCCGGGCCAAGGGCGTGGAGGTCCTGCTGCTCACCGACCCGGTGGACGAGGTGTGGGCCGACGTGGTCGGCGAGTTCGACGGCAAACCGCTGCGGTCGGTCGCCAAGGGCGAGGTCGATCTCGACGGGGAGAGCGGCGAGCAGGCCGAAGGCGAGCGCGAGAAGCAGAGCGAGGAGTACGCGGGCCTGCTCGCCTGGATGAACGAGCACCTGGACGAGGACGTCAAGGACGTGCGGCTGTCGTCCCGTCTCACGGTCTCGCCGGCCTGCATCGTCTCCGACGCGAACGACCTCACCCCGGCGCTGGAGAACATGTACCGGGCGATGGGGCAGGAGGTGCCGCGGGCCCGGCGGATCCTCGAGCTCAACCCCGGGCACGCGCTCGTCAAGGGCCTGAACAAGGCCTACCAGGAGCGCGAGGACCGCTCCGGCCTCGCCGAGACCGCGGAGCTGCTGCACGGCCTGGCGGTGCTCGCCGAAGGCGGGCGGCCGAAGGAGCCCGGCCGGTTCGTGAAGCTGGTGGCGGACAGCCTGGAGCGCTCGTTGTAACGGGCGGGAAAAGGGTTCCGGGCAGGGTTTCCCTGCCCGGAACCTTCACAGTCCGCACACCGAACATGCTAGTTGCTTGAGTCAATCAAGCGGGCCTAGGATGCTGTGCAGTCGTGCAGCACCGCACCCCCCACGGAGGCCCGGCCCATGTCCCCTGCGCAGACCCGATCCGTGCGGATCGAGAAGGGGGCCGCGCCGCCCCGGGCCGGTGTCGCCGTGGCGGTGCCGGCCTTCGTCGCCGTGGCCGGCGTGATCCTGGCCTGGACGACCACCGACGTCGGCGGCGGCCCACCCACCTCGGGGACCGGCTTCGAGCTGGTCACGGTCGCGGGAGTCGGCGCGGCGGTCCTCGCCCTGGCCGTCGCCGTGTTCCTCCCGGGGCGGCCGACCGCGGCCACCGGAGCGCCGGCCACGCCGTCCGCCGGTGCGCAGGCCGCTCCGTCCCCCGGCGAGCAGGCCTCGACCGCACCGGGCGTGATCCCAACGACTCCGGTCGAGCCGGCTCTGAACCAACCGACTCCGATCGGACCGCACCCGGAGCAGCCGGGCGCCGGCACGGCCGGGGAGGGGGCGTCGGGCGCGGCGGTGGCGGTGCCGCTGGCACGGGCCGTCGCGGAGCTCGTCGCCACCGTTCCCGGACTGTCCGACGGCGGTCCGGCGGGCGGTGGCCGAGCGGTGCGCGGGCGGGTGCGGGGCGCCGAGGGCATACCGGTGGGCGGCGCCGCTGTCACGCTGATCTCGCTGGGCGGGCGGCAGGTGGGCCGTGCGGTCACCGCCCTCGACGGTTCCTACGAGCTCCTGACGCCCGGTGAGCGCGCCTACGTGCTCATCGCCTCGGCCGACGGCCATCAGCCGCAGGCCGCCACCGTCGTGGTCGGGACGACGCCCGTCACGCACGACGTGCTGCTCAGCGGCGCCAGCGGTCTGACCGGTGCCGTGCGGTCCACGGCCGACGGAGCGCCGGTCGCGGAGGCGGTGGTCGTCGTCATGGACGTGCGCGGCGACGTGCTGGCCACCGCGCGGACCGACGGCAAGGGCGAGTTCACCGTCGCCGACCTGGTGCCGGGGGCCGTCGTCCTCACGGTCAGCTCTCCGGAGCACCGGCCGCAGGCACAATCCGTCGAGATCGGCGCCGCCGGTGTCACCCGGGTCGACCTCGAGCTGCGGCCCGGCGCACAGGTGCGCGGCACGGTACGCGGCGCGGGCGTTCCCCTGCGCGACGCCCGGGTGACCCTGGTGGACGCCGCGGGCAACGTCGTGGCGACCGCCACGACCGGCGGCGACGGGGCGTACGCCTTCACCGACCTGGACGACGGCCCGTACACGGTCGTGGCGGCCGGCTACCCGCCCCGGGCCGATCACATCAGCGTCGGCGGCGCCGACGAGGACGACCACGACATCGAACTCGCCCACGCGGGCGACCAGGGCCTGTCCGCAGTGGTGATCCCTGACGCAGGGTCTCGCGGCTGAGTGCTCCGGGCAGTCCTGGCGCGCGGGGTGCTGCCGCTCAGCGCCTTGTCTCGTACCTGGTCAGCACCACACCGCCGGGAAGCGTCCGAGTCTCCAGCAGGTTCAGGTGCACCCAGCTGTCCAACGCGGTGAAGAACGGCGTGCCGCCGCCCACCAGGACCGGATGGGTGGCGATCACGTACTCGTCGATCAGCCCGGCACGCAGGGCCGCCCCGGCGAGCGTCGCGCCGCCGATGCTCATCGGGCCGCCGTCCTCGGCCTTGAGGCGGGTGATCTCGGCGATCGCGTCTCCGGTGACCAGGCGGGTGTTCCAGTCGACCTCGTCGATCGTCGAGGAGAACACCACCTTCGGCGTGTCCCGCCAGTTCCGCGCGAACTCGATCTCCGCCGGGGTGGCGTCGGGCAGCTGGTCGCCGGTCGGCCAGTAGGAGCTCATCGTCTCCCACAGCTTGCGCCCGTACAGCGTCAGGCCGCTCGCCTGCTCCTGGTCGAGCCACCACTGGAACAGCTCGGGGCTCGGCGGTCCCCCCCAGCCGATGTCGTCGCCGGCCGCGGCGATGTAGCCGTCCAGGGTCAGGTTCATGCCGTAGATCAGCTTCCGCATGTCCAGCCTTCCGTCCGTGGGTGTCCGGCGTAGAGACCGGCGCGCCGCGGGAAACTCATCGGCGCGCGATCCGGGCTCGCCGGTGGTCCACGTGCTCGGGGCTCAGCGTGGTGTACTCGGCCGACACGGGCAAGCCGCCCGGTCTCGCCCTCGCCCTCGCCCTCGCGGGTGCGGAAACTTCCGGCCGACCCGGCAGGCGAAGAACGCCGGACGTCCCGCGGCAGCCTCACCGAGGAGAGCCACCTCGCCGACGACAAGGCCTGCTGGAACAGGTCGTCGCCGGGACGGGACTCACGCTCGCCTGACCGCTTTCAGCACCACGAACTTCCGGTCGCCGGCGACCAGTTCACTGTTGCCGAACAGCCGCTTGAGCTTCACGTGGTAGCCCAGGTGCCGGTTGCCCACCACCCACAGCTCGCCGCCCGGCCGCAGCGCACGCCGGGCCCCCGTGAACATGCGCCACGCCGTCGCGTCGGTGGTGGCCTGGTGGGAGTGGAACGGCGGGTTGTTGAGCACGACGTCGACACTCTCGTCCGCGACGCCCGCCAGCCCGTCCCCGACCCGGAACTCGGCGTGCCCAGGCACCCCGTTCGCCCGGTAGGTCGCCTCCGCCGACGCCACCGCCTGGAACGACTCGTCGGTGAACAGCACCTCCGCCCGCGGGTCGGACAGCGCCACCGCCGTGCCGACGATCCCGTTGCCGCAGCCCAGGTCGACGACCCGGCGGCCGCCCCCGGCGCTCGGCAGATGCCGGAGGAAGAACCGGGTGCCGACGTCGAGGCGGTCGGCGCAGAAGACCCCCGCGTGGTTGACGACCGGACGGCCGGAGAGGGTGGGGCCGAGGTCGCCGGGCAGGTCGTACGAGTAGGGCCACGGGGTGGCCGGAGGCTTCAGCGACGGATCGGGGGTGCAGAAGACCAGCCGGGCCTTCTGCTCGGCGAGGGAGGTCCTGGTCGGCCCGAGGATCCGCTCGAACAGCTTCAGAGTCGAGGTGTGGATCTCCTTCACCATGCCCGCGCCGACGACGACCGTCCCCGCGTGCACGGCGGGCGCCAGCCGCAGCAACTGGTCCTCCAGCAACGCCAGACTCTTGGGGATGCGGACCAGCAGGACGTCGATCCGCTCCGGCGCCGGGTCCTGGGTGGTGAGCAGCCGCACGGAACCGGTCTCGGCCCCGGCCCGCGCCAGATTGGCCCGGGTCGCCTCCTGCCCCAGCCAGGAGTCGGTGATCTGCGTCGGCCGGTGCGCCGCCAACGCCGTGACCAGCGCGCCCCAGCGGTCGCCGAGCACCACCACCGTGCCGGTCAGTGGGACGTCCTGCGCCGCGAGGTGTCTGAGCAGGTAGGCGTCGGAAGCGTCCCAGGCGCGCAGCTGATCGCGAGGGTCCTCGGGGTGGCGGGCCAGCTCGACCTCGCCCCACGGCGTCGTCATACGGTCGTTCATCGTGGTCAGGCTAGCCGAGCCGCAGCTCAGACGCGGTGTCACCGTCGGCCGCGGCACCACGGACATGCGGGAGGATGGGTCCATGGACACGGAGTTGTTCCCCCGTGGGCGTACGGAGGTCGCGCCGGGGGCGGTGCACCTGCCCGACTGGCTGGACGCGGCCCGCCAACGCGAGCTGCTGAGGTCGTGCCGGGAGTGGGCCCGACCGCCGGCCGGGCTGCGCACGGTCCGCACGCCCGGCGGCGGCACGATGTCCGCCCGCCAGGTCTGTCTCGGCTGGCACTGGCGCCCGTATGCATACGCCCGCACGGTCACCGACGGCGACGGCACGGCCGTCAAGCCGTTCCCCGACTGGCTGGGCGAGCTGGGCCGGCGCGCGGTGGCCGACGCGCTCGGGCCGCAGGAGTCCCCGTCGGCTGCGTACGACATCGCGCTGATCAACTTCTATGACGGCGACGCCCGGATGGGCATGCACCGGGACGCCGACGAGAGATCCGACGCACCCGTGGTCTCCCTCAGCCTGGGCGACTCGTGCGTCTTCCGCTTCGGGAACCCGCGGACCCGGACGCGGCCCTACACCGACGTCGAGCTGCGCAGCGGCGACCTCTTCGTGTTCGCAGGCCCCTCCCGGCTTGCGTACCACGGAGTGCCCCGCGTGCTGCCGGGCACCTCTCCGCCCGCGCTGGGCCTCACGGGACGGCTGAACATCACGTTGCGGGTGAGCGGCTTCCCCGACGCCGCCTGAACAACGGATCATGGGAGACTCGCCCCCATGAGCGGCAAGGCGGACCCCCGGCCGGCGGGGGAAGGGACCACCTCGAGGGCGCGGCTGGACCGGGGGCGCGGTGCGCTCGGGCCCGCGCTGGAGCTCGTGCACACCGGACGGGCGCCCACCCGGGCGGTGCTCACGGCCGAGCTCGGCGTCACCCGCGCGACGGCCGGCGCGGTCGCCGCCGAACTCGTCGCCCTGGGCCTGATCCGGGTGGACGCGCGGCCCGGCGCCGCAGCCGGTTCGCAGGGCCGCCCCTCCCACCGGCTCGAGGTCGCGCAGGACGGCCCGGTCGTTCTGGCGGCACAGGTCCACGCCGACGGTTTCCGGGCCGCGCTGGTCGGTCTCGGCGGCCGCATCGTCGCCACCACGCCCAGCTGTGAGGCCGTCGACGCCGACCCCGCGAAAGTGCTCGGGGCCGCCGTGGACGCGGGCGCGGAGCTGCTGCGGCGCACCGGCCGGCGCTGTGTGGGCGCCGGGCTCGCCGTGCCCTCCGCGATCACCGAACCCGAAGGGCTGGCGCTCAACCCCCTGCACCTGGCCTGGCCCGCGGGCGCGCCCGTGCGAGAGATCTTCGCCGAGCGGATCCGCGCCGCCGGCGTCACCGGACCCGCGTTCGCGGCGAACGACGTCAACCTCGCCGCCCTGGCCGAACACCGGCACGGGGCCGGGCGCGGCGCCCGTGACCTGCTGTGCGTGGCCACCGGGCATCGGGGCGTCGGCGGCGCGCTCGTGCTGGACGGCCGTCTGCACACGGGCAGTTCGGGACTGGCCCTGGAGGTCGGGCACCTCACCGTCAATCCCGAGGGACGTGCCTGCTACTGCGGCAGCCGCGGCTGTCTCGACGTGGAGGCCGATCCGCTCGCCCTGCTGAACACCGCCGGCCGGCAGCCCGGCCCCGAAGGCTCCCTGCTGCAGCAGGCCAACGAACTGATCCGCGAGGAGTACGGCGACCCGGTCGTCCGCATGGCCGTCGACGCGCTGATCGACCGGCTGGGGCTGGGCCTGGCGGGCCTGGTGAACATCCTCAATCCCGACCGCATCATCCTCGGCGGACTGCACCGCACCCTCCTCGCGGCCGACCCCGACCGGCTCCGCGCGGTCGTCACCGACCGCAGCCTCTGGGGCCACAACGGCGGGGTGCCGATCCTCGGCTGCTCCCTCGACCACAACAGCCTGGTCGGAGCGGCCGAGTTGGCCTGGCAGCCGGTCCTGGACGACCCGCTGGGGGCGCTCACCGCGGCGTGAGACCCGGCGCGCCCGCCCTCCCGGCAGCCCTGCCGCCGGTGTACCTGCACGACGGCGCCTGTACGGCCGTACCTGTACGACGGTGCCTGTACGACTGTGCCCGCAGGAACCGTGCGTGTACGACTGTGCCCGCAGGACCGTGTGTGTACGACGCGGCCGTCCCGGCGCGCTCGTGACGGGCCGTCAGCCGGTCGGCCGAGGGAAGCCGCACACGGATACCGCCGTGCCAGGGGAAAGGCGCCGGGCGCCCGTGTGCCGACGTAGGTTGACGCCATGACAGACCACCTGACCGTCAGCGTCCTGGGCACCGGCATCATGGGCGCCGCGATGGCCCGCAGCATCGCTCGGGCCGGCCACACCGTCCGCGTCTGGAACCGCACCCGTGCCAAGGCCGAGCCGCTCGCCGCGGACCGCGTGCACGTCGCCGCCACGCCCGCGGAGGCCGTCGAGGGCGCGGACGTCGTGCTGACCATGCTCTACGACGGCCCCGCCACCCTGGAGGTGATGCGCGAGGCCGCTCCGGCCCTGCGCGCCGGGACGGCCTGGGTGCAGTCGACGACCGCCGGGATCGAGGCCGTGACCGACCTGGCGGACTTTGCCCGTGCACATGGTCTCGCGTTCTTCGACGCCCCCGTCCTGGGCACCCGGCAGCCGGCCGAGGCAGGCCAGCTGACCGTCCTCGCGGCGGGTCCGTCCGCGAGCCGGGCCGCGGTGGCTCCCGTCCTGGACGCCGTGGGCGCACGGATCGTGTGGACCGGCGAGGACGGCGGCGCGGGCAGCGCCACCCGGCTCAAACTGGTGGCCAACAGCTGGGTGATCGCGGCGACCGCCGCCACCGGTGAGGTCCTCGCCCTGGCGCGGTCCCTGGGCGTCGACCCGAACGCGTTCTTCGCACTGATCGAGGGCGGTCCGCTCGACATGGGGTACCTGAAGGCGAAGGCGGCCCTGATCCTCGAGGAACGGCTCACGCCGGCCCAGTTCGCGGTCGCGACGGCAGCGAAGGACGCCCGGCTGATCGTCGAGGCCGGGCGCGGGAACGGCGTCCGCCTGGACGTGGCGGCCGCGAGCGCCGAGCGTCTGGAGCGGGCCGCCGCACAGGGCCACGGCGACGAGGACATGGCCGCCGCCTACTTCGCCAGCTTCGACAGCGCCCCCTGAGGAACCCGGCGGAGACCCAGGAGACCCAGGAGACCCCGGCTCACCCCCCGCCGTCGTCAGCCGGCGGGGGCTCGGCGGCGCGGCCGGGGGACCAGCTCCCCGCCGCAGTTGGGGCAGACCTCGCCCATGGCCTCCCCGCACGGGACGCAGAACGTGCACTCGTAGGAGCAGATCCGGGCCGGCCCGTCGGGCGGCAGGGCGGCGGTGGTGCAGCGTTCGCAGGGGTCGCGCATCTCCAGGGCCATCGTGCCAGGTGCTCCTCGTCAGGGGGTTCGTGTGTCGCCCTCCATGGTCCGCCGGACGCGGGCGTCCGTCGGCCGCTCGGCGGGCCACACATCCGCAGGATCGGGCCTCCGGAGCCAGCCGCCCGCAGCGCCCGCCGCCCGCAGCCCCCTGCGGCCACCGCCGGCGCCCGTAGCCCGCGCCGACCGCTCGTGCGCCCAGGGCTCACCTCACCACTGGCGGCCCGTGGGGAGCGCGGCCCGCCCCGGCGTGGACAGGTGCAGCACCTGGAACAGCTCGCCCTCGGCCTTCGGCGCGTCGTGCTCCCAGAGGGACAGCTGAACGGTCTCCCACCGGCTCGTGTCGACGGCGGCAGCCGCGAGCACCGCCCCGTCCTCCCGCGCCAGCCGTCGTGCCTCGTCCACCGCCTCCTGCACGCCGGCGGAGACCGGGCCGCCGTCCGGAAGGGGTCGGCGCCGCCGTACGGCGAACCGGGCGGGGGCCGCGCCGTAGGCCCCCTCCTCGTAGGTCAGACCCGTCCACTGGCGGACCGCCGGGCGCCCGAAGTCGTCGCTCAGGCCCTGGAATCCGGCGCCCCACAGGAAGGAGTTCATGCCCTCCACGGTGTTCCAGAGGTAGAACGGCGCGTACTGGCTGACCGGTGAGCCGTGCACCCCGCGCTCGCGCAGCAGATACGCCTTGAGACCGAGGCCCGCCCAGTCGTCCAGCAGATGCCCGACACGGGCCACGCGCGCGCGGATGACGCCCGTGTCGTAGTCGGCGGGCAGGGTCAGCTCGTACTGCATGGCGTGCACGGGGCCTCCTGGACGGCCGGGCGGGGGGTGAGCAGGCAGAGCAGTCCGCGGACGCCCGCGTCGAAGGCGGCCGGCGAACCGGCCGCGCGGGCCAGCACGTATCCGCCCTGGACCGTCGCGACGACGGTGGCGGCGATCGCCTCACCGTCCAGTTCCGGGCCGAACTGCCCCTGTTCCTTGCCCTCTTCGACGATGTGGGCGATCAGTTCGCGGATCCCGTCGATCGTCTCGTCCACGGGTTCGCGCAGCGCCTCGTCCGCGATGACGTCCGGGTCCATCGTCAGGCGTCCGAGGGGGCAGCCGCGCAACACGTCGCGCTCGCGCGTGAGGTACGCCTCGATGCGTTCATAGGGCGTGCCCGGACCGTTCAGCACTTCCTCGACGGAGGCGCGCATCTCCTCGGCCGTCCGCCGGATCGCCGCCAGTGCGAGATCGGGCTTGCCCTTGAAGTGGTGGTACATGCTGCCCTGTCCCGCGCCCGCCCGCTCCAGGATCGCCCGGGGGCTCGTCCCCACGTAACCGCGCTCCCAGAGCAGTTCCCGAGTGGACTCGATCAGTCGTTCCGACGTGCTCATGAAGCGACTGTACATACCAGTAGGTACAGAAGTCGAGGGCTCAGGGAGCACCCGTGGCACGCTCGCGTACTCCCTGCGAGGTACGCGCACTGACGCCGGCCGTGCGACGACGCCGGCCCCCGCCCCGCGGGACTCTCGAGACGTCGAGCAGAACCCGTTGCAGACCCACTGCAGATCCCCGAGGAGATGACCTGAGATGAACACCCTGGCTGACTGGCACGGCGGCGGCCCCGGCCCGTGGATCCTGTTCCTCCCGCTGATCTGGGCGGCCGTGGTGATCGGCGCGCTCACGCTGGTGCGCCGTACCGTGTGGCGCGGCCGCCCCGGTCCCTGGGGCGCGACGCGCGACCCCCGACCCACCGGGGACTCACCCCTCGCCGTCCTCGGCCGCCGCTTCGCCTCCGGCGAGATCGACGAAGACGAGTACTGGCGCCGACTGTCCGTCCTGGACGAGCAGTTCGGCCGCGTGGGCAGGGGCGGCACGGCGTGAGCGCGGTGACCGCCCCGCCCTGACACGGGACGGGGTACGGGGCGTCTACGCCGTGAAGGCGTGCGGTGTGCCGGCGAAACCGTCGGCCTCCCCGCTCTCCTGCGGCCGGCGGCGCGGCACCGTGGCGCCGGTGTCAGCCGCCGGCCTCCGGGAACGCCTGCGCCCGGTGTGCCGACCCTCGGTGGGGGCCGCACACCGGGCACGGGGGCGCCTCGCCGTACGGGACGTCACCGCCCGGTCAGCCGACGACGGCCGACCGGGCGGGGGCATGCGCGGGCCGCAGATCGTCGACGGACACGACCTCCGTGAACCGGGGCGCGGCCTGCTCCCGCGGCGTGCGGCGCGGCGGACGCGCCGCGAGCTCCCGTGCGGCGACGGGCGCCGGCAGCGTGAACCACACGACCTTGCCGGACTCGCCGTCCGGCCGGGCGCCCCAGCTCTCGCTGACCGCGGCCACCATGGCCAGCCCGCGTCCGCAGGTGGCGAGCGTCTCGGCGGTCTTGACGACCGGCAGCCGCGGATCGTGGTCGCGCACGGAGACGGTCAGCCGGTCCAGCAGCAGCTCCATCTCCACGACGCAGGTCTTGTCGGGCTGGGCGTGCAGGTGGACGTTGGTCAACAGCTCCGTCACACCGAGCGCAGCCCGGTCTATCAGCGGGTCCATATGCCAGTAGCGCAACTGCGCCGATACGATTCTGCGGACCTGACCGATCCGCGACGGCAGGGCCTGAAGCTCCACCATGCAGTGCCTGCTTGGGTTGCTGATCACGGCTGCGACTCCCCGACTGAGGTCCGGAAGAACACGGAGTTCGGATCGAGCAGGGCGTCTGCGCAAGGCGGCCGCCTGCTGTCTTGGCCGGCGGGCTGGTTCGCAGCGTTATCGCCGGTAAACCCAGAGTGACGTGAGACCAGAGTGGCGCAGCGGATGCGGTAGCGCAACTCGCGGTGATTCGGCCACCCGTGCCGGTCTCTCGCCCCCTGCGGCTCAGCCGCCGCGCCCCGCCGCCCTGCGCACGGCCTCGATGAAGCGGCGTGCCGCGGGCGGTCCGGGTTCCCCCGGCGCCGGGTCGTGCTCGCCGAGCGTCAGCAGGTACCGGTTGCCGTTGAGGTCGGCCAGCGCCCGGTCCTCCGGGGCGAACCAGGGTTTCGAGGCGCGGACCGCCTGCACGGGCGCGCTGTCGATCTCGCTGCCGTAGCTGGTCAGCAACTCCAGCCTGCCGTCGCTGATCCGGACCTGCCCGGCCCGGGTGAGCGAGCGCAGCCGCTTCCCGATACGCACGCCCGTAGCCGTGAACTCCGGCTCCGCCATGCCGTCCCGCCCCCTCGCGTTCGAACTCGTCCGGTGATCCGGGGCGCGCCCCCGTCCGGCGCCCGCCCCGACCCGGTGCAGTCTGCCCGCGCCCGTCCTCGAGCACCAGTGCGTTCGCAGGTCCGCAAGGGGCCGTCCGGAGCATTCGTGTGAATGCGCCCCCTCGGCGTCCGCGCCCGCCCCCAGGGCCGCCTTTGAGGGCCCCAAAGGTGTGTTTATGCAGGTGAGAAGCGTGTGGAAGGTGTCTATGATCGGAGTGTGCCGGCCGCGCGGACCACCGTCGGCGCGCAGCCCGAAGGAGCCCCGCCGTGACCGCCTCCCCGCCCCTCAGGACCGGTGCCACCCTCGACGTCGACCACAGCGACGCCGCCTACCGCGACTGGCTGAAAGAAGCCGTCCGCAAGGTCCAGGCGGACGCCAACCGCTCGGCCGACACCCATCTGCTGCGCTTCCCGCTCCCGGAGGCGTGGGGCATCGACCTGTACCTCAAGGACGAGTCGACCCACCCCACCGGCAGCCTGAAGCACCGGCTCGCCCGCTCGCTCTTCCTCTACGGCCTGTGCAACGGCTGGATCAGGCCGGACCGCCCGGTGATCGAGGCGTCCAGCGGCTCGACGGCGGTGTCCGAGGCGTACTTCGCCAAGCTGATCGGCGTGCCCTTCATCGCCGTCATGCCGCGTACGACGAGCGCCGAGAAGATCCGACTGATCGAGTTCCACGGCGGCCGATGT
The window above is part of the Streptomyces sp. NBC_00425 genome. Proteins encoded here:
- the htpG gene encoding molecular chaperone HtpG; its protein translation is MSTETFEFQVEARQLLQLMIHSVYSNKDVFLRELVSNASDALDKLRLAALREDASDADVSDLHIEIETDPEARTLTVRDNGIGMSYDEVGRLIGTIANSGTAQFVRELREAQDTGSAEGLIGQFGVGFYSGFMVADEMTLVTRRAGEAQGTRWSSRGEGTYTLEGVDDAPQGTSVTLHLKPADDEDKLHDYTSEWTIREIVKRYSDFITWPIRMTPKRGEGDDAAPAAETLNSMKALWARSRDEVSDDEYHELYKHISHDWREPLETVRLQAEGTFEYQALLFVPSHAPHDLYNQGYKRGVQLYVKRVFIMDDCEALLPPYLRFVKGVVDAADLSLNVSREILQQDRHIRMMQRRLTKKVVSTVKDMMTAAPDRYATFWREFGAVLKEGLLSDSDNRDALLAVSSFATTHSEDEPTTLRAYVERMKDGQDAVYYLTGESRQSIENSPHMEAFRAKGVEVLLLTDPVDEVWADVVGEFDGKPLRSVAKGEVDLDGESGEQAEGEREKQSEEYAGLLAWMNEHLDEDVKDVRLSSRLTVSPACIVSDANDLTPALENMYRAMGQEVPRARRILELNPGHALVKGLNKAYQEREDRSGLAETAELLHGLAVLAEGGRPKEPGRFVKLVADSLERSL
- a CDS encoding MSCRAMM family protein, encoding MSPAQTRSVRIEKGAAPPRAGVAVAVPAFVAVAGVILAWTTTDVGGGPPTSGTGFELVTVAGVGAAVLALAVAVFLPGRPTAATGAPATPSAGAQAAPSPGEQASTAPGVIPTTPVEPALNQPTPIGPHPEQPGAGTAGEGASGAAVAVPLARAVAELVATVPGLSDGGPAGGGRAVRGRVRGAEGIPVGGAAVTLISLGGRQVGRAVTALDGSYELLTPGERAYVLIASADGHQPQAATVVVGTTPVTHDVLLSGASGLTGAVRSTADGAPVAEAVVVVMDVRGDVLATARTDGKGEFTVADLVPGAVVLTVSSPEHRPQAQSVEIGAAGVTRVDLELRPGAQVRGTVRGAGVPLRDARVTLVDAAGNVVATATTGGDGAYAFTDLDDGPYTVVAAGYPPRADHISVGGADEDDHDIELAHAGDQGLSAVVIPDAGSRG
- a CDS encoding dihydrofolate reductase family protein: MRKLIYGMNLTLDGYIAAAGDDIGWGGPPSPELFQWWLDQEQASGLTLYGRKLWETMSSYWPTGDQLPDATPAEIEFARNWRDTPKVVFSSTIDEVDWNTRLVTGDAIAEITRLKAEDGGPMSIGGATLAGAALRAGLIDEYVIATHPVLVGGGTPFFTALDSWVHLNLLETRTLPGGVVLTRYETRR
- a CDS encoding methyltransferase, whose amino-acid sequence is MNDRMTTPWGEVELARHPEDPRDQLRAWDASDAYLLRHLAAQDVPLTGTVVVLGDRWGALVTALAAHRPTQITDSWLGQEATRANLARAGAETGSVRLLTTQDPAPERIDVLLVRIPKSLALLEDQLLRLAPAVHAGTVVVGAGMVKEIHTSTLKLFERILGPTRTSLAEQKARLVFCTPDPSLKPPATPWPYSYDLPGDLGPTLSGRPVVNHAGVFCADRLDVGTRFFLRHLPSAGGGRRVVDLGCGNGIVGTAVALSDPRAEVLFTDESFQAVASAEATYRANGVPGHAEFRVGDGLAGVADESVDVVLNNPPFHSHQATTDATAWRMFTGARRALRPGGELWVVGNRHLGYHVKLKRLFGNSELVAGDRKFVVLKAVRRA
- a CDS encoding alpha-ketoglutarate-dependent dioxygenase AlkB family protein, which gives rise to MDTELFPRGRTEVAPGAVHLPDWLDAARQRELLRSCREWARPPAGLRTVRTPGGGTMSARQVCLGWHWRPYAYARTVTDGDGTAVKPFPDWLGELGRRAVADALGPQESPSAAYDIALINFYDGDARMGMHRDADERSDAPVVSLSLGDSCVFRFGNPRTRTRPYTDVELRSGDLFVFAGPSRLAYHGVPRVLPGTSPPALGLTGRLNITLRVSGFPDAA
- a CDS encoding ROK family protein; this translates as MSGKADPRPAGEGTTSRARLDRGRGALGPALELVHTGRAPTRAVLTAELGVTRATAGAVAAELVALGLIRVDARPGAAAGSQGRPSHRLEVAQDGPVVLAAQVHADGFRAALVGLGGRIVATTPSCEAVDADPAKVLGAAVDAGAELLRRTGRRCVGAGLAVPSAITEPEGLALNPLHLAWPAGAPVREIFAERIRAAGVTGPAFAANDVNLAALAEHRHGAGRGARDLLCVATGHRGVGGALVLDGRLHTGSSGLALEVGHLTVNPEGRACYCGSRGCLDVEADPLALLNTAGRQPGPEGSLLQQANELIREEYGDPVVRMAVDALIDRLGLGLAGLVNILNPDRIILGGLHRTLLAADPDRLRAVVTDRSLWGHNGGVPILGCSLDHNSLVGAAELAWQPVLDDPLGALTAA